The Sulfoacidibacillus ferrooxidans genome has a segment encoding these proteins:
- a CDS encoding molybdopterin oxidoreductase family protein: MQKNFGQDAVPIYGSGSLSNEEAYLLGKFARTVLKTKPIDYNGRYCMAAAATAMNQAFGLDRGSLFPAEDIAHTDFLILVGSNVAECQPTLLQYLQSMRIRGGILAVLDPRESKTGTFADLHVQLVPGSDLALIKGLICHWPVAGMT; encoded by the coding sequence ATTCAGAAAAACTTTGGACAAGACGCTGTGCCGATATATGGCAGTGGGAGTTTGTCAAACGAGGAAGCCTATCTGTTAGGGAAATTTGCACGTACAGTACTGAAAACGAAGCCTATCGATTACAACGGACGATACTGTATGGCTGCGGCTGCGACAGCTATGAACCAAGCCTTCGGACTTGATAGAGGATCACTCTTTCCTGCCGAGGACATAGCTCATACTGATTTTTTGATTCTAGTAGGAAGCAACGTAGCCGAATGCCAACCAACGCTCCTCCAATATCTACAAAGCATGCGCATACGTGGAGGTATTCTTGCTGTCTTAGATCCGCGCGAATCTAAAACGGGGACATTTGCTGATTTGCATGTTCAATTGGTACCTGGTTCGGATCTGGCTCTCATAAAAGGATTGATATGCCACTGGCCGGTCGCTGGTATGACTTAA